A DNA window from Helianthus annuus cultivar XRQ/B chromosome 15, HanXRQr2.0-SUNRISE, whole genome shotgun sequence contains the following coding sequences:
- the LOC110909614 gene encoding uncharacterized protein LOC110909614, translating to MEINHFLFSHFVSLKKAENWISRVSFLSLTLSSRSISSQPSFSFHHHRPPYRPSPSLSATTTALPSLLRRFLGEFQAFSPNCSIFARNPNRPIVRFLGEFQAFSDGKITFQTKNSCHRCILCQLCYDSLVDVVYLSFASVD from the exons ATGGAAATAAACCATTTCCTTTTCTCTCATTTTGTTTCTCTAAAAAAAGCAGAGAATTGGATTTCTAGGGTTTCATTTCTCAGCCTCACTCTCTCATCACGTTCCATTTCATCACAGCCCTCCTTCTCGTTCCACCACCACCGCCCTCCCTACCGTCCCTCTCCCTCCCTCTCGGCCACCACCACCGCCCTCCCTTCTCTGCTCCGACGATTTTTGGGAGAATTTCAAGCATTTTCCCCAAACTGCTCGATCTTTGCTCGGAACCCTAATCGCCCCATCGTTCGTTTTTTGGGAGAATTTCAAGCATTTTCAG ATGGCAAGATCACCTTCCAGACAAAGAATAGTTGCCATAGGTGCATTTTATGTCAGTTATGTTACGATTCGTTGGTGGATGTTGTGTACTTATCATTTGCGTCGGTCGATTGA